The Streptococcus sanguinis genomic sequence CAATATCTTTTGAGAACTCACGAGTCAGTTCTCCTTTAGGTCCTTTTACAGTTACAACGTTGTCTTTGTTGCTGATCTCAACACCAGCAGGCAACACGATAACTTTATTACCAATACGTGACATGTATATATTCTCCTGTTAGATTGTCAGGCCGCAAGCGACCAGTTTTCACGGGGCTTAAATCGATTTCTCGATTTAAAGGAACATTTAGGTTTCAATTTCAAAGTGAATCTAGGAATCGTCTCGCAGGCATAACTTTGGGTTAGGCAAGAGACGATAACGAAGAGTCACAAAGAAATTGGGAACTAAATATTACCAAACGTAAGCGATAACCTCACCACCAACATTCTTTTGGCGTGCTTCTTTATCAGTCAGCAAGCCTTCAGATGTTGAAAGGATAGCAATTCCAAGTCCGTTCAGAACTTTTGGAAGATCTTCGCGTTTCTTGTAAACACGCAGACCTGGTTTTGAAACGCGTTTCAAACCAGTGATAACTTTTTCACCATTTTGTCCGTATTTAAGAAATACACGGATGATGCCTTGTTTGTCATCTTCGATGATTTCAACGTTTTTTACAAAACCTTCACGCTTCAGGATTTCAGCAATCCCTTTTTTGATGTTTGATGCAGGCACTTCAAGCACTTCGTGGTTTGCTTGGTTAGCATTACGGATACGTGTCAGAAAGTCTGCAATTGGGTCAGTCATAACCATTTTATATTTCTCCTCTTACTAGTAGTTTGCAAGCTGCACTTGCTAGTTAATGATTGAGCTAGGCTCAGATTGTATTGACACATTCGAACAAGATAACTCTTATTTGAACACGAGCTACAACCTGGGCAAAAAAGATAAATTTGTTTTGGAGCATCGCTCCTTCACCAAATTTCCTATTTTTGCTGTGGTTGTTACGCTCTTTTTATCATGATATTACCAAGATGCTTTGGTAACGCCAGGGATTTGTCCTTTGTATGCTAATTCACGGAAGCAAACACGGCAAAGTTTAAACTTGCGGTAAACGGAATGTGGACGGCCACATTTTTCACAACGAGTATAAGCTTGCGTAGAGAACTTAGCTGGGCGTTTGTTCTTAGCAATCATTGATTTTTTAGCCATTTGTTTTACCTCCTATATTATTTTGCAAAAGGCATTCCAAGGCCTGTAAGCAATTCGCGTGACTCTTCGTCAGTGTTAGCAGTTGTTACGATAACGATGTCAAGACCGCGAGTCTTATCAACGTCATCAAAGTTGATTTCTGGGAAGATCAATTGCTCTTTCACACCAAGTGTATAGTTTCCGCGTCCATCAAAAGATTTTGTTGGTACACCGTGGAAGTCACGAACACGTGGAAGAGAAACTGAAACCAATTTATCCAAGAATTCATACATACGTTCGCCACGAAGGGTTACTTTAGCACCGATCGCTACACCTTCACGAAGACGGAAGCCGGCGATTGATTTTTTAGCTTTAGTGATAAGTGGTTTTTGACCTGAGATAAGAGCCAATTCTTCAGCAGCTTTTTCAAGGTTTTTAGCGTTTGATACAGCGTCACCGACACCCATGTTCAAAACGATTTTATCCACTTTTGGCACAGCCATAACAGATGAGTAGTTGAACTTTTCAGTCAAAGCAGGAACTACTTCTTTAAGATATTTTTCTTTTAAACGATTTGCCATTATACTTCTCCTTTCCTTCGTGATTAGTCAAGCACTTCGCCCGATTTTTTATTGTAACGAACTTTTTTGCCGTCTACAAACTTGTAGCCAACACGTCCTGCAACACCATTTTTGTCAAGAACTTGAACGTTTGACACATGGATTGGTGCTTCTTTTTCCACGATAGCACCTTGAGGGTTTTCGTTATTTGGCTTTTGGTGTTTCTTAACGATGTTTACACCTTCAACAACAACTTTGTTTACTTTTGGAAGAGCTGTAACAACAAGCGCTTCAACACCCTTGTCTTTACCAGCAATTACGCGAACTTTGTCGCCTTTTTTTACAAACATTTATTTCTCCTCTTAATTCTTACGCCCATAGGGCACCCTGACTTTTGTCAGGGGACTGTGTTTGTTAATTTTTTGATTAAAGTACTTCTGGAGCCAATGATACGATCTTCATGAAGCCACCGTCACGCAATTCACGAGCAACTGGGCCGAAGATACGAGTTCCGCGAGGAGTTTTGTCTTCACGGATGATGACTGCAGCGTTTTCGTCAAATTTGATGTATGAACCATCTTTACGACGAGCACCTGATTTAGTACGAACGATAACAGCTTTTACAACGTCACCTTTCTTAACCGCACCACCAGGAGTAGCTTGTTTTACAGACGCAACGATTACATCACCGATGTTAGCGAACTTACGTCCTGAGCCACCAAGAACTTTGATTGTCAAGATTTCGCGAGCGCCGCTGTTGTCGGCAACTTTCAAACGAGTTTCTGTTTGAATCATTTAAGTTTTCTCCTTTCTGGTTTGATTAGATGATAACCGCTTCTTCAACGACTTCTACAAGACGGAAGCGTTTTGTAGCTGAAAGCGGACGAGTTTCCATGATACGAACGATATCGCCTTCTTTGGCAACATTGTTTTCGTCATGTGCTTTGTACTTCTTAGAGTAGTTAATACGTTTACCATAGACTGGGTGGTTACGTTTAGTTTCAACTACAACTGTGATTGTTTTGTCCATTTTGTCAGAAACAACGCGTCCGACAAGAACTTTACGATTATTGCGTTCCATTGAAATTCTCCTTCCCTAGTCTATTATTTAACTTCTGATTGAACAGTTTTAATACGAGCGATTTGTTTTTTCACTTCTTTCAAACGAGCTGTCTGCTCCAATTGGCCAGCAGCTGCTTGGAAACGAAGATCAAACAATTCTTTCTTCAATTCATTTTCACGCTTCGCGAGTTCTTCTTGAGAAAGACCACGAAGTTCTTTAACAAATTCTTTTACTTCATTAAGTTTCATGCCTTCTCCTTATTCTGCTTCACGTTTTACGAATTTACATTTAACTGGAAGTTTGTGGCTTGCAAGGCGAAGCGCTTCGCGAGCGATTTCTTCTGAAACGCCAGCAACTTCAAACATTACTTTGCCACGCTTAACTGGCGCAACCCAACCTTCTGGAGCACCTTTACCAGATCCCATCCGTACACCGATAGCTTTTGCAGTGTATGATTTGTGTGGGAAGATTTTAATCCAAACTTTACCACCACGCTTCATGTAACGAGTCATAGCGATACGGGCAGCTTCGATTTGGCGGTTAGTAATCCAGTGGCTAGTAGTTGCTTGAAGACCGTATTCTCCAAATGCTACTTCTTTTCCGCCTTTAGCTTCACCGCGCATTTTTCCACGGAATTCGCGACGGTGTTTAACACGTTTAGGTACTAACATTGGTTATTTACCTCCTTTAGTGTTTTTACGAGCTGGAAGGACTTCTCCACGGTAGATCCAGACTTTAACACCCAGTTTACCGTAAGTAGTATCAGCTTCTTCCCAAGCGTAATCGATATCCGCACGAAGAGTGTGAAGCGGAACAGTTCCCTCAGAGTAACCTTCGCTGCGGGCAATATCTGCACCGTTCAAACGACCTGATACTTGAGTTTTGATTCCCTTAGCTCCTGCACGCATTGTACGTTGGATAGCTTGTTTTTGAGCACGACGGAAAGCAACACGCTGCTCAAGCTGGCGAGCAATTCCTTCACCAACCAGGTGCGCATCCAAGTCAGGACGCTTGATTTCGATGATGTTGATGTGGACTTGTTTTCCAGTCAATTTGTTGAGTTTTGCACGGAGTGCATCAACGTTTGCTCCACCTTTACCGATAACCATACCTGGTTTAGCAGTGTGAAGAGAAACGTTTACTTTGTTTACTGCGCGCTCAATTTCAATAGTTGAAATCGCTGCGTCAGCCAATTCTTTTTGAACGAATTTACGGATTGCAAGATCTTCATGAAGGTAATCCGCGTATTCTTTTTCAGCATACCATTTGGCATCCCAATCACGGATGATGCCGACACGCATACCAATTGGATGTACTTTTTGACCCACGATGTTACCTCCTTATTTTTCTGCAACGACCACAGTGATGTGGCTTGTGCGTTTGTTGATTGGTGAAGCTGAACCTTTAGCGCGCGGACGGAAACGTTTCATAGTTGGTCCTTCGTTTGCGAAAGCTTCAGATACTACCAAGTTTGCTTTTTCCAAACCAAAGTTGTTTTCAGCATTAGCGATTGCAGAGTTCAAAACTTTTTCGATAATGCCAGCAGCTTTGTTTGGAGTGAATTTCAAGATTGCGATTGCGTCAGCGACGTTTTTACCACGAATATTGTCAAGAACCAGACGAGATTTACGAGGTGAAACACGCACTGTACGAGCCATTGCTTTAGCTGAAGTAATTTCTGCCATTTATGTTCTCCTTATTTTCTACGTGTTTTCTTGTCGTCTGCAGCGTGACCTTTGTAAGTACGAGTTGGCGCAAATTCACCAAGCTTGTGACCTACCATGTCTTCCTGGATGTAAACAGGTACGTGTTTACGTCCGTCATAAACTGCGATTGTGTAACCAATGAAACTTGGGAAGATCGTTGAACGACGTGACCAAGTTTTGATGACTTTTTTCTTTTCGTCGTTAGCTTGAGCTTCAACTTTCTTCATCAGATGCTCATCGACGAAAGGTCCTTTTTTAAGACTGCGTCCCATTTTATATTTTCTCCTTTAAATAAGTACCACAGCGGCCTGCGCTGACTAAGCAGCGCTACCGAGCTGGCGGATAGATTGTTTTAAATTATTTCTCGTTGCGACGACGAACGATAAGTTTGTCAGATTTCGCTTTTTTGTTACGAGTTTTAAGTCCAAGAGCAGGTTTGCCCCATGGAGTAGATGGCGCTTTACGACCAACTGGTGCTTTACCTTCACCACCACCGTGTGGGTGATCGTTAGGGTTCATTACAGAACCGCGAACTGTTGGGCGGATACCTTTCCAACGGCTACGTCCTGCTTTACCAAGGTTTACAAGTCCATGTTGTTCGTTTCCGACAACACCAACTGTAGCGCGGCAAGTACCAAGAATCATACGAACTTCGCCTGATTGAAGACGAACAAGAGTGTACTTACCTTCTTGACCCAATACTTGAGCAGAAGCTCCAGCAGCACGAACCAATTCTCCACCACGGCCTGGTTTCAACTCAATGTTGTGAACCAAAGTACCAACTGGGATGTTAGCTAGCGGAAGAGCGTTTCCGACTTTGATATCTGCTTCAGGACCTGAAACGATACGTTGACCAACTTCAAGACCTTTAGGAGCGATGATATAAGCCTTCACACCGTCAGTGTAGTGAACCAAAGCGATGTTTGCTGAACGATTTGGATCATACTCGATTGTTTTTACAACTGCTTCAACAGCGTCTTTGTTACGCTTGAAGTCAATCAAACGGTAGTGACGCTTGTGGCCGCCACCTTGGTGACGAACAGTGATGCGACCGTTGTTATTACGACCAGCCTTGCTCTTCAAAGAAACAAGCAAAGATTTTTCTGGAGTGCTGGTAGTGATTTCAGCGAAATCCAAAGAAGTCATATTACG encodes the following:
- the rpsH gene encoding 30S ribosomal protein S8, yielding MVMTDPIADFLTRIRNANQANHEVLEVPASNIKKGIAEILKREGFVKNVEIIEDDKQGIIRVFLKYGQNGEKVITGLKRVSKPGLRVYKKREDLPKVLNGLGIAILSTSEGLLTDKEARQKNVGGEVIAYVW
- a CDS encoding type Z 30S ribosomal protein S14, translating into MAKKSMIAKNKRPAKFSTQAYTRCEKCGRPHSVYRKFKLCRVCFRELAYKGQIPGVTKASW
- the rplE gene encoding 50S ribosomal protein L5; its protein translation is MANRLKEKYLKEVVPALTEKFNYSSVMAVPKVDKIVLNMGVGDAVSNAKNLEKAAEELALISGQKPLITKAKKSIAGFRLREGVAIGAKVTLRGERMYEFLDKLVSVSLPRVRDFHGVPTKSFDGRGNYTLGVKEQLIFPEINFDDVDKTRGLDIVIVTTANTDEESRELLTGLGMPFAK
- the rplX gene encoding 50S ribosomal protein L24, which translates into the protein MFVKKGDKVRVIAGKDKGVEALVVTALPKVNKVVVEGVNIVKKHQKPNNENPQGAIVEKEAPIHVSNVQVLDKNGVAGRVGYKFVDGKKVRYNKKSGEVLD
- the rplN gene encoding 50S ribosomal protein L14 yields the protein MIQTETRLKVADNSGAREILTIKVLGGSGRKFANIGDVIVASVKQATPGGAVKKGDVVKAVIVRTKSGARRKDGSYIKFDENAAVIIREDKTPRGTRIFGPVARELRDGGFMKIVSLAPEVL
- the rpsQ gene encoding 30S ribosomal protein S17 encodes the protein MERNNRKVLVGRVVSDKMDKTITVVVETKRNHPVYGKRINYSKKYKAHDENNVAKEGDIVRIMETRPLSATKRFRLVEVVEEAVII
- the rpmC gene encoding 50S ribosomal protein L29, coding for MKLNEVKEFVKELRGLSQEELAKRENELKKELFDLRFQAAAGQLEQTARLKEVKKQIARIKTVQSEVK
- the rplP gene encoding 50S ribosomal protein L16; this encodes MLVPKRVKHRREFRGKMRGEAKGGKEVAFGEYGLQATTSHWITNRQIEAARIAMTRYMKRGGKVWIKIFPHKSYTAKAIGVRMGSGKGAPEGWVAPVKRGKVMFEVAGVSEEIAREALRLASHKLPVKCKFVKREAE
- the rpsC gene encoding 30S ribosomal protein S3; translated protein: MGQKVHPIGMRVGIIRDWDAKWYAEKEYADYLHEDLAIRKFVQKELADAAISTIEIERAVNKVNVSLHTAKPGMVIGKGGANVDALRAKLNKLTGKQVHINIIEIKRPDLDAHLVGEGIARQLEQRVAFRRAQKQAIQRTMRAGAKGIKTQVSGRLNGADIARSEGYSEGTVPLHTLRADIDYAWEEADTTYGKLGVKVWIYRGEVLPARKNTKGGK
- the rplV gene encoding 50S ribosomal protein L22 translates to MAEITSAKAMARTVRVSPRKSRLVLDNIRGKNVADAIAILKFTPNKAAGIIEKVLNSAIANAENNFGLEKANLVVSEAFANEGPTMKRFRPRAKGSASPINKRTSHITVVVAEK
- the rpsS gene encoding 30S ribosomal protein S19 — translated: MGRSLKKGPFVDEHLMKKVEAQANDEKKKVIKTWSRRSTIFPSFIGYTIAVYDGRKHVPVYIQEDMVGHKLGEFAPTRTYKGHAADDKKTRRK
- the rplB gene encoding 50S ribosomal protein L2 — protein: MGIRVYKPTTNGRRNMTSLDFAEITTSTPEKSLLVSLKSKAGRNNNGRITVRHQGGGHKRHYRLIDFKRNKDAVEAVVKTIEYDPNRSANIALVHYTDGVKAYIIAPKGLEVGQRIVSGPEADIKVGNALPLANIPVGTLVHNIELKPGRGGELVRAAGASAQVLGQEGKYTLVRLQSGEVRMILGTCRATVGVVGNEQHGLVNLGKAGRSRWKGIRPTVRGSVMNPNDHPHGGGEGKAPVGRKAPSTPWGKPALGLKTRNKKAKSDKLIVRRRNEK